TAGGAAAGCCAGCGGAATGTCGAAAAATACGGAGACCATCGCTTTCATCCCAAGACAAAATGCGATCGTTTGGGATGTCAGACACCAGTAGCCGCTGCTGATCACCGAACCACACCGGCCCCTCCAGCCACCGGCAACCGTCGAACAGTTTCTCCAACTGTGCGTTGAACAACACCAATGAGTGAAATCGAGGATCGACCACTTCGACACTGGTATCAACAAACTCACTGCGATACACGCTCATTGTTTGTCCTTTCAGCTGAATGATCCTGGAGGAAGATTTCTCCAAGCTTGATCATTGCGCTGGATAATCAGTTGCACGCAGGGTTCATCACCAACCTGCGCAGAAAGATGTCCAGTGCGTCCATCTGGCGTAATGATGCAACCCTGATCCCCGCCGTATGAATATTCGCCGGCTTTCATCAATGCAATCTGCCCGTCCATACTTGTCACAGACCAGGCGCCACGCAACACATAAATCCATTTCGGCTCAGGATTCTCATGCCAAGGACCCACCCAGCCGACCGGCAGATAAGTGACAAACGCATTGCCATCCTTCATCAGACCTCTTGAAAATTGAGGTGAATTGCGCTCTCCCAGGCGACCAAGAGTGAACTGACTAATCTTGCAACTCTCTTGCCGGCTAATTCCATCGGCATCCGTCCAGAGATGCCAATAGTTTTCAGCAGCAGGTGCCTGAGGGGCGCTCATGATCTCGCACGATCTCCTGGCAGAACCTTATTCAGTTTGCGC
The Synechococcus sp. CC9311 DNA segment above includes these coding regions:
- a CDS encoding cupin domain-containing protein; its protein translation is MSAPQAPAAENYWHLWTDADGISRQESCKISQFTLGRLGERNSPQFSRGLMKDGNAFVTYLPVGWVGPWHENPEPKWIYVLRGAWSVTSMDGQIALMKAGEYSYGGDQGCIITPDGRTGHLSAQVGDEPCVQLIIQRNDQAWRNLPPGSFS